CCAAAGGACAAAAGTTTTCCATTGGCGAACACTATAGAGCTGTTTAGAATTAGACACTGGCTATCCAGGGAAGCTATCAAtgacataaaatgtttatttggcTTTCAAATGGGCATGTCTATCATTATTTTAGCTGTTACTGTATTATTCGACATATATACggaattattttattcgtacaCAAACAGTTCGTTTAGTAAATCAGTATTCCGATCAAAGATTCTATTCATTGGGTGGATGCTACAATACTCCACAAGGCTTGGCCTCATAATTGTCACAGCACACACTACAATACAGCAGGTTGGTAAGACATctgtaggtactttattacccaaatttttggtatttagtatttaaataaaatttcttttgcatatttacctaattaatatatattttatagtagctaattaaatgataaattaggtagtgcagtatattatattattatttcagttatttaaGGCGGACATTTTCAATAGGCCTACATGCGGGAAACATGTTAATACGCCCCTGCCTATACAgggtcataaaataataatattatcacttttttgaaaatgcctattatgtatacaacatattatattgaaaaagcgtaactaataaatatttatattccatagatatatacaacaacttgtatatatctatatatatagtatattatgcatattgcataatttaccatatataggtacctaggtacctatagtaactaactatacgtctatacctaATGATTAGTACGgcttgaattattttaatacattttcatcttttttttttttggtttgccTGACACTACGTTTTCTGAGCTACAAATGTTTCGTTTCAAGTCAAACTATTCGTTATCAATGAATTGAAGGGATTTCACACTACCTATGAAAAATAGACCTATACATATTCCAACGTACTAACTTGAGTTTTATttcggtaatatttttaaaacatattaaaatttttttttaatctttcgaCAGCAAACGGTGTAAGCGTTACGCACTCACATGCACTTGTTACAAAAGTCCTAAAATGTAAAGTTAATATACCTaagttagaaatatattttaaaatactattttctttaaaacttcaaaaataatttaattttcggcTGTTCTCGATATTCATCTGTTTTTTGGTTATGCCAATGCGGTAAACTCCGACagaatatagattttaaaaataataatgtattacttaaTTTAGGATGGAATATAAATCCACATTCACTTACAAGTTAGAAGTTACATGTTATAATGTTACatagttacatacttacatatacctattatattttggaatatgATAAAGACAAATTACTAAGCTGAAatgtagtatttaatatttaggaaCGGGGAGTGGTGTAGACGTGACtgcgttaaataatattgcactTAGAACgtaacttttaaattgttagattgagctcctctacttaatttcTCCCAATTGCagctttgattttaatatactagaactaagtaggtagatatataaattactcATCTAGTAGCAGATAAGCCtacctatctattaattataatattttattactcagtcatttttttttattgtaggcGGTTAAAACCAAAAAGTTAATTACGGAAATGAACAATCGACACACAGATAGTAATACGAAAGAAGAGGTAATAATTGTCAAGCAGTTAATCcccataaaatatgatttttattctattctcttcattcttatttcttattatatcatacaattatacacaaaactattttttcaattatatatgtatttaaatttacagctacaattattttataatcaattatctATCTGTTCACCTGAATTCACCATTTTCGACATTTTGACAATAAACAATAGTCTCATAACATCGGTAAGTAATTAGCAAATAATGCGTAAAGggaatatagtacctacattttgtatgaaataaaaatattcaatatatagccaacaaattatatctatattctctataaataatagttataacttataaataacttataagttataactattacatGTTatcaacgtaataatataatatagcattagCGTACACAAGTGAAGCCCTCCCCCTattgtccatattattattatttaaaaaaaaaatagattaaaataaacttactgAATACGCAGAAAAAATGTTGAATCTAATTCAAGTTCATAACGTGTTCGATATATTTCGTATTTCGTGTTGAatcttctatttatttatatatttaattttattattgctgACTatgatcaatttaattttaatcgttgTACACTTGCAAgttgcagtggcgtagccaggattatgaaatggggggtgttttaagtatagattaaaaccaagtttatacagttttcgtatataaatacatttagggTTCAAGACTTGACTTGTtccactaaaaattatcgaaatatgcagtcgaaattctcaaaatatgcttaaatatatgtactatgtagcaacatgtttatattatttttgataaatcataaaacatattgcaattttagtaataaaaaactaaaaaataagtaggtatataaacttcataaataaataaataacagctttatttttaaaaatactggcatataataggtattaggttaataaataagtaataactagggctaggattttgtagtatttgcattttctttcatagtactacaggacatagctaatcaaaaacaaaattcgattcattcatcacagagttcaaatatgcaataattttgattttgctttttttgcattttcttatgatattcgtaaataaatgcttttttggtacttttttgtcagtttattagctttttaattagtttttgttaattatacgcatatttaacatttttagaacatttacgtacatatttatctaaattattatttattaatttattttaattgtgttattatatatacttatttcataatttcgtagtgaaatattatcgccttatcggaaaatatttctgaaaatagattcttagattttgATCCCCGAGTGGGGAGTAATGGTTATGTAATACGTTGACATTaatcgacatttaataaaacggtttttaatttatttttttcaatatttataaattgtgtttagttgttctaagaattacttaGTGTGACTTATAAaagtgtgtttaataaattattttttgatattaaaaatatttttcagctaaacataaaaatgttcaagtcttttttagttgtattttcttggttaaaatgctttttttgtagaattattgacaaatttttaattcttttattataggtttttagtgctttattttcctagccctagtaataacgaataacatGATATTTGAACACcttgataaacgaacacgtacctatatatactgatgttcatttcttcgtacaatctacaatttagatgtcaattatagtttagacagacacaaaaaaaaataaaaaaataaaaaataaaaaaaaaaacacacatcattgtaaaatcaatacattcatcgttccactcagaatctaaaatacaaaaatgtggaAATGCaaactttgtattcaatttcgccatttcataaaacaaatttataacttgcaagcagtcccgaaccctacaaacaatatatttattaggagggaaaatgtcatgggggtgggggagggggggttaaaccaccccccccccctgactACGCCACTGTACACTTGTACctgttatatttatacttgtacctgtaatatttgtatctgctcctattttaatctaaatattgttttgataatagATGATGTCTGCTGGCGCaacatatatacttatattagtaCAATTTCAATCGGAAAAAACAACTCACAAGAATCATTATTTATCAAACcgtccataaaaaaaatgaaaaatggtaGGTAACctttatgcaaaataaaattttacttgtAGGTATCATTTTCATTCTTCTGCTATCGCCTATCTTATATTCctactgtaatttattgtacctattgttttttaatgacttatgttattatattattagctaatatatgtacctatagtatctAAAAAATCcaacaaagttaaataacaaaaagtatataaaacatataaaaaatatatgtacctactatgttaaaatgtgttttaaaaaaatatgtattacatttagtTATTACAAACTTCTTATTGTATACTACTTGGATACTACTACTTGGatcaaaagttaaatataaggttacaatatttaatttaaaaatagtattgtatTTATCATTCATACTCGGTAAatcactattttaaatttaaataagtttttatgtcaagtacatattatatactgctaatagtcaaatataatacttacctaatataatgatattaaggGGCCTGCACGTGACctgtttttttgctcaaaaacatgCATTACATGTAATTCCTGCAGGAAAATCTCTCACGCCTCATAGAGTGATccgatttcgataatttttttttttttgaaagagaAACGCTTCTTACAGGGCGCATTGAACTTggattttcaagtttctatttCTAAACCATATAATACGACTTTGAATATGGTTGATTTTCAcaagattttgttatttttattatgtttattttaagcatcgaaataaaaaatcaaagttCTATGCACTCTGTAGAAAATCCTTCtctttttaacgaaaaaaaattgatcaaatCAGTCATCTACGATGCGTGAGAATTTTTCTTGTAAAGCGTGTTTTGAGCAAAAAatcatgcattttatttttggttggcGGTGTCGTTGACGTATGTGCACACACAGTGCGTTCGTAGATGGCCCGGTACCCGCATACAGTCACACTCACACTAACGACGACACTAACGGTGACAACGAAACTGCATATTGCCCCTTTTTAAAGATACGCGAGCAGgcccttataataatatttttaaaataaatgttttgtagtataattatattttttttcactagcAAATTAGTTGTAATATTAggttaatattaggtatttgattttgaaatgtTGATTGCAAATCTCAGTTATACGAACTGTAGTTTTAATAAAGATTACCTATCACTGTTAACAGCAATAACTTACAACTTGTCAGCTGtcacacagtataataataattaatcatagtCTTATTAATAATTCCCGCCACTGACTCCACTATTCCAGTACTACCAGTAGTCCTGCGTCCAGCTGGAGTGCACGACTACTGACAAGGGTACAATAGTTGCAGTCTGCACTCTACAGATGTACAGTCTAACAGCTACAACTTATATAAGCatatttacttttgaaaaatgcttacataaatatttggtgaaggtttcatctacggtaatttgtttaagagttgcaccaaaaaacaaaatatcgattttctcgaaaacagattttgcgtaaaaattcccgtttttccttaatttttcttttgtttttcacggcgcttttgaacaCTATTGaggattttttacttttgatcctctaaagtacctactagattcacttgcttatcagaaaagatgctgttgaaaaaaatctaagcatttttactgtcctaaaaggtgattatatacacaaaaaaaaaacacatattatttgataattatttgatgATTTGATGATTATTTGATGATTATACGCCCCGAAGAGCATttagttaacaaaaatatgGTAACGTAGATAAATTACATAAGTAGaaagtaaattaatacaattatatatagataacagATAATAAAGTAAAGTGGTAGGACTAAGGTTGGTTTAATAGGTGTAACATTCTGTGGAGAGGCTGGCTGTGACCATACGAGGTGAGATGGGTAGGGATAGAGAAAAGAGAATGGTGTCTAGTAGAGTAGGAGGGAACGCGAAATGAAACAGTGGCTAGTAAGTCAGGGGAGTCGATGGTACCATTGAGTAGAGATGTGATGAACATGAGATCTGCGTGTTTACGGCGAGATGCCAGAGTTGGGATATTGAGAGTGGAGCGGATACCGGTATAATCATGAGGTGtgtgttcaatatttaataaaaaggcAATAAAAGATAGGAAACGATTTTGTTCTCGTCCAAGGCGCAATTGATCACAGGCCAGATATGGAAACCAAACGACCGATCCATACTCGAGGATGGAACGGACAAGGCTGAAGTAAAGGGTACGGAGACAGGTGGCGGAGGTAAAGAGGGATGTGTTTCGTTTGATGAATCCGAGGATCTTCAGGCTCTTCCCAACAGTAACATTTAAGTGGTGTTTGAAGCAGAGGGTGGGTGATAGATAGAAGCCTAAGTCTTTGATAAGATGGACGCGTAAGAGGGGGGAGCTACCAAGGTGGTATGAGTGTAGTATGGGGCTACGTTTCCTATAGAAAGTCATAGCGTGACATTTGTCCAATTTGAGGGGCAGGTTAAGGTGACGCGTTCAATCAAAGAAATCATCGAGTTCGGCATGTAATAAAAGACAGTCAGCGGGTGagtcaattttacaaaattttttatgtCATCCGCAAATAGGAGAACCTTGGCAAAAGAGAAAcacttatttattgaatttacaaatatgataaaaagAAGAGGACTCAGATGACCTCCCTGTGGAACACCCAAGGAAATTACAGATAACTCTGAAACGGCTCAAATTAGCTTAACAAATTGTTTACGAGATGTTAAGTAGGACGCGAACCAGGATATGAGCGGCTGGCCGATACCGAGCGAGTCAAGTGTGGCAATGAGAAGTCCATGGTCTACTGAGTCAAACGCTTTCATGAAGTCAGTAAAGATTGTGTCAACTTGACTATTTTCCTCAAAACTGTTTAGTATGTAGGTAGTGAAAGAAATGCTGCTGGTGATGGTTGACTTGCCAGGACGGAAACCATGTTGAGAGTCAATAACTATGTGATTGAGGTTTCTTTTGATACAGGAATATACAATGGATTCAAGGAGTTTGGCCAGGTGTGGCAAGATAGAAATAGGTCTATAGTTGGAAACGCCAGAGCGGTCACCAGCCTTGAAGATGGGGGTGATAGAACAGGTTTTCTATACATCGAGGACAATGCCTTCGTCTAAGGAGCGCCTGAATATAATGAAGACTGGAGTAGTAATAGCATGCCGACAACTATATAGTAGACGAGCAGAGATGCCGTCTAGACCGttagaatattattagattattgtaaaatcaatatacattcatcgctccgcgcagaatctaaaaaacacacatcattgtaaaatcaatacattcatcgttccactcagaatctaaaaactaataaaattggaaactgaaaatgtccctaaacagttcaaaacaattcaaaatcttttgaacattttatcgtgtatagaaaatgctatataaacattgagtcaacatttcatgtatctacatgaAAGTCATGTATGGCATAGGTatcggtcatttgttttaaagttacacaaaaaattgaaaattactgggaattttaattttaattttttatttgtgtgtctgtgtacacgataagtagtcaaaataatgcttcgattttcaacttcaatatcttgttcgatgggaaagtgaatattgttggtgcattagggaggtcaaaaatttgaaagtccctatagttttcaaaagcacgtTTTCGGTGATTTTTCTCGCGgcattaataactattgagaaaatcgaaaaattttttaaagtaccatcttcattcaattttctaaaatataaggtaccatatgttgaaatcgaagcactccttctggtagaaattttgtagacaggatataaactaattttcacagaataaaattttttttttaatttcacctATCAGTCGGGCTTCGGCAGCCAAAGCGATAACATGTGCGCTGTTCCGTAATGTGTTACGTATCttatcagtttatttttaattaccatgGCTAACGTGGTTTCTCCTAtcgttataattaacaaaaacaccGTTCGCAATCGAAAATGATGCCACTCCACAAAAAGAGCCNNNNNNNNNNNNNNNNNNNNNNNNNNNNNNNNNNNNNNNNNNNNNNNNNNNNNNNNNNNNNNNNNNNNNNNNNNNNNNNNNNNNNNNNNNNNNNNNNNNNNNNNNNNNNNNNNNNNNNNNNNNNNNNNNNNNNNNNNNNNNNNNNNNNNNNNNNNNNNNNNNNNNNNNNNNNNNNNNNNNNNNNNNNNNNNNNNNNNNNNNNNNNNNNNNNNNNNNNNNNNNNNNNNNNNNNNNNNNNNNNNNNNNNNNNNNNNNNNNNNNNNNNNNNNNNNNNNNNNNNNNNNNNNNNNNNNNNNNNNNNNNNNNNNNNNNNNNNNNNNNNNNNNNNNNNNNNNNNNNNNNNNNNNNNNNNNNNNNNNNNNNNNNNNNNNNNNNNNNNNNNNNNNNNNNNNNNNNNNNNNNNNNNNNNNNNNNNNNNNNNNNNNNNNNNNNNNNNNNNNNNNNNNNNNNNNNNNNNNNNNNNNNNNNNNNNNNNNNNNNNNNNNNNNNNNNNNNNNNNNNNNNNNNNNNNNNNNNNNNNNNNNNNNNNNNNNNNNNNNNNNNNNNNNNNNNNNNNNNNNNNNNNNNNNNNNNNNNNNNNNNNNNNNNNNNNNNNNNNNNNNNNNNNNNNNNNNNNNNNNNNNNNNNNNNNNNNNNNNNNNNNNNNNNNNNNNNNNNNNNNNNNNNNNNNNNNNNNNNNNNNNNNNNNNNNNNNNNNNNNNNNNNNNNNNNNNNNNNNNNNNNNNNNNNNNNNNNNNNNNNNNNNNNNNNNNNNNNNNNNNNNNNNNNNNNNNNNNNNNNNNNNNNNNNNNNNNNNNNNNNNNNNNNNNNNNNNNNNNNNNNNNNNNNNNNNNNNNNNNNNNNNNNNNNNNNNNNNNNNNNNNNNNNNNNNNNNNNNNNNNNNNNNNNNNNNNNNNNNNNNNNNNNNNNNNNNNNNNNNNNNNNNNNNNNNNNNNNNNNNNNNNNNNNNNNNNNNNNNNNNNNNNNNNNNNNNNNNNNNNNNNNNNNNNNNNNNNNNNNNNNNNNNNNNNNNNNNNNNNNNNNNNNNNNNNNNNNNNNNNNNNNNNNNNNNNNNNNNNNNNNNNNNNNNNNNNNNNNNNTCTACGATAtagattgtattattttcttctaaaaacaaaaaaaaaaaaaaaatttcacctataaaataatgtaggtactataggcACGTTTAGtgtgtattaatatgtatttataatttatattcactgTGAATCAATTGGGATATTGTGTCTACTCGCTGAGAATGATTGGGATGAACCTGTTCATGGAGATTTTAGTCTAGGGAGATTTATCCGTTTCCcttgtataaaatttatataattttctctTTTTGTCGAGTGTTTAGATTTGTTAGCTGGTTCAGCGTTGGTGTCTGGGTCATTATATATGGTATACCGCATACGTTACGAaggacaatatattttacttatatattataatatatgaccatATCGTATGTCCAAAAGAACCTTTTGAATGGTAGACTACCAAAAATTCCTAGGAAGATATTATATCCGAGTAAAAGTCTGAAACATAAAAGTTAATGGTGAAAAATGCTGGTACCTATACAATCTACatggctacataatattataattaggtaaaaggaaaaataggtacctatgttattgtGATGTACaaaatttgttgaatttttcaCCATTGACTTTTATGTTTCAGACTTTTTGGTAGTCTACcattcaaaatgtcatgtacatTTAATGTTTCTGTAATATATAACATCTTTGATGTATTAATTTGATGAGAAGCACACTCTGAGAATGGTGCTAGTCATTACTGATTATTCATTGTTAATTTCTTTCCCTccaatttgtattgtaaaacatgttttttgaatctcatttatatttaaaataaagttctgatttacttaaatgtatatgtcttatatttattatatatcaatgtattgACAAGGCGTCATACATTACAGTttcaataaataagtattagttaaattttaattaaatgttttaactgacaaaattatcaaatagcCAAGTATTCTActcaagtacctaggtatagaaattattattagatctaatactataaaataatataaatattaaataggtaattaatttgaattttattatatgacgTTCTGACGTCATGAACTGGTTAGGTTGACCAAGATTGAAGAATGCAAGAATACAATATCGTGACGTAAATACgcaataggttttttttatctatctcGATGGTTACTGATAATGAGTGTTATCATTATTCAattatcagaatttttattagaCATCAGTACAAAAGTACataacattattcattaataagttGCAAATTGCAATAAGCAAAGTCAAAATTATAGtgcaaaatgtaatttgtagtaattgtaaatataagtataaatataatatcttaataccttaaaattgtataatatctaacCATAGACCTGAGTCTATGTATTTCAcagatattatacatacctataacctacgtaatattttattataatctatgttaAGTTCGCTTCATaagtattgatataaatattagagTTTTGgtcttgttttttattatttattataatattgctatatattttataatgtttgtgATGCGGTATTGGCGTACCAGTATGTTTGGAGATAGCTTATTAAGAACAGTATGTCGAAGCGTTCATCATTCTGGAGCTAGACAATTTTCAGAACCATTATATCAACAGATAGTCAATgtcagaaataataaatataaattcaaggGTCATCCATATGCAACTTACGACTCGTTCAAATGTTGGAACTGTCAAACCATATTAGACATCAGACCTTGtctgttttgtaaaaattgctCAAAAATTCAGTCGTCCGAAgatcagaatttaaattattttgagctgtttaacaTAAATGTTCAGTATGATATTGATACTGTACAGTTGACAACAAATTTTAGAAAACTACAGAACCTTATGCATCCTGACAGATTTTCCAACAAAACTGAAGTGAATTTTATTCTACCAatgtatttagttatattttacatcgtttttaatgaattatgtttTAGGAAGAACAATTACTATCTGAATCATTTTCTTCTCTATTAAACAAATCTTATACAACTCTGTTGAATCCACTTCTAAGAGGCCTTTATATGTTAAACCTTGGT
This portion of the Acyrthosiphon pisum isolate AL4f chromosome A1, pea_aphid_22Mar2018_4r6ur, whole genome shotgun sequence genome encodes:
- the LOC100165607 gene encoding uncharacterized protein LOC100165607 produces the protein MFVMRYWRTSMFGDSLLRTVCRSVHHSGARQFSEPLYQQIVNVRNNKYKFKGHPYATYDSFKCWNCQTILDIRPCLFCKNCSKIQSSEDQNLNYFELFNINVQYDIDTVQLTTNFRKLQNLMHPDRFSNKTEEEQLLSESFSSLLNKSYTTLLNPLLRGLYMLNLGGLSIEEDSITMDSTFLYEIMDWNEKVEEVDTKESLERLKKDVDDMLVVLYMELSKAFSENNQNQAKVLLSKAKFFTTLLEKIKDKDVF
- the LOC100165607 gene encoding uncharacterized protein LOC100165607 isoform X1, whose translation is MFGDSLLRTVCRSVHHSGARQFSEPLYQQIVNVRNNKYKFKGHPYATYDSFKCWNCQTILDIRPCLFCKNCSKIQSSEDQNLNYFELFNINVQYDIDTVQLTTNFRKLQNLMHPDRFSNKTEEEQLLSESFSSLLNKSYTTLLNPLLRGLYMLNLGGLSIEEDSITMDSTFLYEIMDWNEKVEEVDTKESLERLKKDVDDMLVVLYMELSKAFSENNQNQAKVLLSKAKFFTTLLEKIKDKDVF